In Campylobacter vulpis, a genomic segment contains:
- a CDS encoding DUF4376 domain-containing protein yields the protein MTKMQNVELSTLWADLSVESIKANWEWALTHPYFNQWLENAEPSELLEVKKELKKREITQKRDEAINGGVEYKGKTFQSGEKDRNLLTSTTALFSITKQVPQGFKWIAKDNEAVSFTLEDLINLGGIMANAVNLHTMKARELKDRVEKAKSVAALEKIAVEF from the coding sequence ATGACAAAAATGCAAAATGTAGAATTAAGCACGCTGTGGGCGGATTTGAGTGTAGAGAGTATAAAGGCAAATTGGGAATGGGCTTTGACGCATCCTTATTTTAACCAGTGGCTTGAAAATGCAGAGCCTAGTGAGCTTTTAGAAGTCAAAAAAGAGCTTAAAAAAAGAGAAATTACACAAAAAAGGGACGAGGCTATAAATGGAGGTGTGGAGTATAAAGGTAAGACTTTTCAAAGTGGGGAAAAGGATAGAAATTTGCTAACTTCCACGACTGCACTTTTTAGCATAACCAAACAAGTGCCGCAGGGCTTTAAATGGATAGCTAAGGATAATGAGGCTGTAAGTTTCACTTTGGAGGATTTAATCAATTTAGGTGGGATTATGGCTAATGCTGTAAATTTACACACGATGAAGGCAAGAGAGCTAAAAGATAGGGTCGAAAAGGCTAAAAGCGTGGCTGCACTTGAAAAGATAGCTGTGGAGTTTTAA
- a CDS encoding DUF5675 family protein — protein sequence MKIEIINRYQGKSCVIGKFKVYDENSEMLFECFALQEDTAGLESGKDLRIPAGVYKLKRHPGSRFEATLRKITGNEKDQMLNVYNDLVPYERHILIHWGNTDKDTQGCILLGQTKASNESIGGSRAACKEFYELMRGVNLDMVELVVKDELE from the coding sequence ATGAAAATAGAAATTATTAACAGGTATCAGGGGAAATCTTGCGTTATTGGCAAGTTTAAGGTTTATGATGAAAATAGCGAAATGCTCTTTGAGTGCTTTGCTTTGCAAGAGGATACGGCTGGGCTTGAAAGTGGCAAGGACTTAAGAATTCCCGCTGGGGTGTATAAGCTAAAAAGACACCCAGGAAGTAGGTTTGAGGCAACTTTGAGGAAAATTACAGGCAACGAAAAAGATCAAATGCTAAATGTATATAATGACTTAGTGCCTTATGAAAGGCATATTTTGATACACTGGGGAAACACAGACAAAGATACGCAGGGCTGCATTTTACTTGGGCAGACAAAGGCAAGTAATGAAAGCATTGGAGGAAGTAGAGCGGCTTGCAAGGAGTTTTATGAGCTAATGCGAGGCGTAAATTTAGATATGGTCGAGCTAGTGGTAAAAGATGAGTTAGAATAA
- a CDS encoding DUF1353 domain-containing protein produces MSLKRVVVKPYDRYKFEVWEDFSYQIKLNENEFISGVVPKGYTTDGASIPRIFWSFYPPYKSEYFSACVLHDYLCSRAMHETSIKEAYKRADLVFYKHLKALNVNALTCFIFYHWVDKFHKLKCYFKGWK; encoded by the coding sequence ATGAGTTTAAAAAGGGTTGTTGTAAAGCCTTATGATAGGTATAAATTTGAGGTTTGGGAGGATTTTAGCTATCAAATAAAGCTAAATGAAAATGAGTTTATAAGTGGGGTCGTGCCGAAAGGTTACACGACTGATGGAGCAAGTATACCACGCATTTTTTGGAGTTTTTATCCTCCTTATAAAAGTGAGTATTTTAGCGCTTGCGTGCTGCATGATTATCTATGCAGCCGTGCAATGCATGAAACAAGCATAAAAGAGGCTTATAAAAGGGCGGATTTGGTTTTTTATAAGCATTTAAAAGCTTTAAATGTCAATGCTTTAACCTGCTTTATCTTTTATCACTGGGTGGATAAGTTTCATAAGCTTAAATGCTATTTTAAAGGGTGGAAATGA
- a CDS encoding helix-turn-helix domain-containing protein, which translates to MDKEQFLTMMKELGCKNKKELAKILNMPYNSVNNWGNVQKFPPYVEPFLNALVKAKKYDEALGSGVDLGSAGSAENVEALRLENVRLREECEKYEALKRALKEALA; encoded by the coding sequence ATGGATAAAGAGCAATTTTTAACTATGATGAAAGAGCTAGGTTGTAAAAATAAAAAAGAGTTAGCAAAAATTTTAAATATGCCCTATAATTCTGTGAATAATTGGGGGAATGTGCAAAAATTTCCCCCTTATGTAGAGCCTTTTTTAAATGCCCTTGTAAAAGCCAAAAAATACGACGAGGCTTTAGGCTCTGGCGTGGATTTGGGGTCGGCTGGGTCGGCTGAAAATGTGGAGGCTTTGAGGCTTGAAAATGTGAGGCTTAGGGAGGAGTGTGAGAAATATGAGGCTTTAAAAAGGGCGTTAAAAGAGGCTTTGGCTTAA